From Sulfurimonas sp., the proteins below share one genomic window:
- a CDS encoding PDZ domain-containing protein, with product MFRLFLALNFLFFNLYACEGDFDSCRLKVVDSEAIVNQTLQIPIGNNQRLIFSKTAPNVKIIKHDPYLSLYLVEDTKKFKYPFKINMNIGTGLFGVDNNKIIKGKIVKQQIGLESFAAFSEQLPTPSLLLNSCCSLEGIVTERGIIEKEYIERFLKSKSVSYADFGIKVNDVGSAVVVSSSNSILKNNLFKKDDIILEFDGKKVKNSAALMREMLFSQIGSTHSIKIKRGSEVSVISATSQDKKGGGLLNDTFLEFLGLSFDKNLVIKKIEKNAEQYGLKIGDKLLQIDTKSVKNEQDIFDIMSDSKKSANLLFQREQFQFFVKLN from the coding sequence GTGTTTAGGCTATTCTTAGCACTAAACTTTCTTTTTTTTAATCTATATGCATGCGAAGGCGATTTTGACTCCTGCAGGCTTAAAGTTGTCGATTCAGAAGCAATCGTAAATCAAACACTTCAAATCCCAATCGGAAACAATCAAAGGCTTATTTTTTCAAAAACTGCGCCGAATGTTAAAATTATCAAGCATGATCCTTACCTCTCTCTTTACCTTGTAGAAGATACAAAAAAATTCAAATATCCGTTTAAAATCAATATGAATATCGGCACGGGATTGTTCGGGGTAGATAACAATAAAATTATTAAAGGTAAAATCGTAAAACAACAGATTGGGTTAGAGAGTTTTGCAGCTTTTAGCGAACAACTCCCAACACCGAGCCTGTTACTAAACAGCTGCTGCTCTTTAGAGGGAATCGTAACTGAACGGGGAATTATCGAAAAAGAGTATATAGAGAGGTTTCTAAAATCAAAAAGCGTCTCTTACGCAGACTTCGGTATAAAGGTAAATGATGTCGGCTCTGCGGTGGTAGTTAGCAGCAGCAACTCTATTTTAAAAAACAACCTCTTTAAAAAAGATGACATAATTTTAGAATTTGACGGTAAAAAAGTAAAAAACAGCGCAGCACTGATGAGAGAGATGCTTTTTAGCCAAATCGGTTCAACTCATAGCATAAAGATAAAAAGAGGCAGCGAAGTATCGGTTATAAGCGCTACAAGTCAAGATAAAAAGGGCGGCGGTCTTTTAAATGATACATTTTTAGAATTTTTAGGATTATCTTTTGATAAAAATTTGGTTATAAAGAAGATTGAAAAAAATGCCGAGCAATACGGTCTTAAAATCGGTGATAAACTTCTTCAAATCGATACAAAAAGCGTTAAGAACGAGCAAGACATATTTGATATAATGAGCGATAGTAAAAAATCTGCAAATCTTCTTTTTCAAAGAGAGCAATTTCAGTTTTTTGTGAAACTTAATTAG
- the panD gene encoding aspartate 1-decarboxylase, protein MTIEMLYSKIHRATVTDANLNYVGSITIDEELMEASKMRVGQKVEILNINNGERFSTYVILGERGKRDICLNGAAARKVHKGDKIIIVAYATYDEEDLLSYKPKVVLVDENNDIEEILESI, encoded by the coding sequence ATGACGATAGAGATGTTGTACAGCAAAATTCATCGTGCTACGGTAACTGACGCTAACTTAAATTATGTTGGCTCCATTACAATAGACGAAGAGCTTATGGAAGCCTCAAAGATGAGAGTTGGACAAAAAGTAGAGATTTTAAATATAAATAACGGTGAGAGATTTTCAACTTATGTTATTTTGGGTGAGCGCGGCAAGAGGGATATCTGTTTAAACGGTGCAGCCGCTAGAAAAGTTCATAAGGGCGATAAAATCATAATAGTTGCGTATGCTACTTATGATGAAGAGGATTTGCTTTCTTATAAACCGAAAGTTGTTTTAGTAGATGAGAACAACGATATTGAAGAAATTTTAGAGAGTATCTAA
- a CDS encoding NifU family protein, whose product MIPFTDEELMAPVRSVINKVRPSLALDGGDIDFLTVRNSKVYIQLKGSCVGCSSSGTTLKYGVERQLKIDIHPEITVINVPFGMENDIDKL is encoded by the coding sequence ATGATTCCATTTACGGATGAGGAGTTGATGGCTCCCGTAAGAAGCGTTATAAACAAAGTTCGCCCGTCGTTGGCGCTTGACGGCGGCGACATAGATTTTTTAACCGTCAGAAACTCAAAAGTGTATATACAACTGAAGGGTTCGTGCGTTGGATGTTCTAGTAGCGGAACAACTCTAAAATACGGTGTGGAAAGACAACTAAAAATAGATATACACCCTGAAATTACAGTTATAAATGTACCTTTTGGTATGGAAAACGATATAGATAAATTATAA
- a CDS encoding (2Fe-2S) ferredoxin domain-containing protein: MGIPQPAFYIFKCEQSAPPGMPKPSCVTPQTQDLFQHLAQKLMKEGVMGTIQPIRTSCLNRCTAGPVMLVEPGHFMYAALTKEKIDRIVEEHLIGGNVVKEYLISADMWDNPISPCDMKKQMGM, encoded by the coding sequence ATGGGAATTCCTCAACCGGCATTTTATATCTTTAAATGTGAGCAATCGGCTCCTCCGGGTATGCCAAAACCTTCATGTGTTACGCCTCAGACACAAGATCTTTTTCAACATTTGGCGCAAAAACTTATGAAAGAGGGTGTAATGGGTACTATTCAGCCGATTCGTACCTCTTGTCTAAACCGTTGTACTGCAGGACCGGTTATGCTTGTTGAACCGGGGCATTTTATGTATGCGGCTCTTACAAAAGAGAAGATAGACAGAATAGTAGAAGAGCATTTAATCGGCGGAAATGTTGTAAAAGAGTATTTAATAAGTGCAGATATGTGGGATAATCCAATCTCACCGTGCGATATGAAAAAACAGATGGGAATGTAA
- a CDS encoding polyprenyl synthetase family protein — protein MQNFENFLLNHLPISKSIHPHYEKALQKMLLAGGKRFRPALLLGVVKAYNTLLLEGAYHAAYAIELLHTYSLIHDDLPAMDNSPLRRGEPTLHVVFDEVTAILAGDALNTYSFEVLCNAPFSDYTRVELIRELSTNGGLNGMVLGQAIDCYFENKPLSIEDVKILHTNKTAKLIAASLKMGAIIVDREKLGEKLYDFGIKLGLLFQIQDDILDVTQSCDEAGKLTNNDEAKNSFVTLLGLGEAQSQADELAQVVTEELESFDEKLKNELSPLLTHYINRHKGSV, from the coding sequence ATGCAAAACTTTGAGAACTTTTTACTAAATCATCTTCCGATATCAAAAAGCATCCATCCCCACTATGAAAAGGCGCTTCAAAAGATGCTCCTAGCCGGCGGAAAAAGATTTCGTCCGGCGCTTCTTTTGGGTGTTGTAAAGGCGTATAACACGCTTTTGCTTGAGGGAGCGTATCATGCCGCGTACGCTATCGAGCTTTTGCATACATATTCGCTTATTCACGATGATTTACCCGCTATGGATAATTCGCCGCTTCGCCGCGGAGAGCCGACTTTGCATGTTGTTTTTGATGAGGTAACCGCAATTTTGGCAGGCGATGCCCTAAATACATACTCTTTTGAGGTTTTATGCAATGCCCCGTTTTCAGACTATACAAGAGTCGAACTTATCAGAGAACTATCAACCAACGGCGGATTAAACGGAATGGTTTTAGGTCAGGCGATTGATTGTTATTTTGAGAATAAGCCGCTAAGTATAGAGGATGTAAAAATTTTACATACAAACAAAACCGCAAAATTGATTGCCGCTTCGCTTAAAATGGGTGCAATAATCGTCGACAGAGAAAAATTGGGTGAAAAACTTTATGATTTCGGTATAAAACTTGGGCTTCTTTTTCAAATACAAGATGATATTTTAGATGTTACGCAGAGTTGTGATGAAGCGGGAAAACTGACAAACAATGATGAAGCAAAAAATAGTTTTGTTACGCTTTTAGGGCTTGGTGAGGCACAGAGCCAAGCCGATGAATTGGCACAAGTAGTCACAGAAGAGCTGGAGAGTTTTGATGAGAAGCTAAAAAATGAACTCTCACCGCTTCTAACACACTATATAAATAGACACAAAGGTTCGGTCTGA
- a CDS encoding UDP-N-acetylmuramoyl-L-alanyl-D-glutamate--2,6-diaminopimelate ligase — protein sequence MKIELSDEEFKYITENSQECDRETAFVLTPQNEKFLQNAKDNGAHSIINIKDVAKLFGIDKIKIVGITGTNGKTTTASAIYSFLLDLGYKAAMQGTRGFFMNDEMIEGKTLTTPSVLNTYKHIYQAVSAGCEFFIMEVSSHAIAQKRVEGLNFELKILTNITQDHLDYHKTIGEYTAVKNSFFQDEGKKLINKDEPKASFNFKNAFTYGIENSATYRLIAYSLNNATSGIIQYFGEMIPFTASLHGFFNLYNLMAAIAATHLLSGKKLEDVCEVVENFAGVSGRMEQVSEVPNVIVDFAHTPDGMQQVLNALKEKELLVVFGAGGDRDRTKRPLMGRVAASLAKKVYITSDNPRNEEPQDIVNDILEGIEDKSIVTVELNRKKAIESALNDQKEDEVVVILGKGDETYQIIYDEMFPFDDREVVRELLHLK from the coding sequence TTGAAAATTGAGCTTAGCGATGAAGAGTTTAAGTATATAACTGAGAATTCGCAAGAGTGCGACAGAGAGACTGCTTTTGTATTGACGCCGCAAAATGAAAAATTTCTTCAAAATGCAAAAGATAACGGCGCTCATTCTATTATAAATATTAAAGATGTTGCAAAGCTTTTTGGGATTGACAAGATAAAAATTGTAGGGATTACGGGAACAAACGGCAAAACTACGACCGCAAGCGCAATCTATTCGTTTTTATTGGATTTGGGCTATAAAGCCGCTATGCAGGGAACCCGCGGCTTTTTTATGAATGATGAGATGATAGAGGGCAAAACGCTCACCACCCCATCCGTGCTTAACACATATAAGCATATCTATCAAGCGGTTAGTGCTGGTTGCGAATTTTTTATTATGGAAGTAAGCTCTCATGCAATCGCTCAAAAAAGAGTAGAAGGTCTTAATTTTGAACTGAAAATTCTTACAAATATTACTCAAGACCATCTGGATTATCATAAAACAATAGGCGAGTATACAGCCGTAAAAAATAGTTTTTTTCAAGATGAAGGTAAAAAGCTTATCAACAAAGATGAGCCAAAAGCCTCTTTCAATTTTAAAAATGCGTTTACATACGGCATAGAAAATTCGGCAACATATAGGCTAATTGCATACTCACTAAACAACGCAACAAGCGGAATAATTCAATATTTTGGCGAGATGATCCCTTTTACCGCTTCTTTGCACGGATTTTTTAATCTTTATAATCTTATGGCTGCAATTGCGGCAACACATCTTTTGAGCGGAAAGAAACTAGAGGATGTTTGCGAAGTGGTTGAAAATTTTGCCGGTGTAAGCGGACGGATGGAACAGGTGAGCGAAGTTCCGAATGTTATTGTTGATTTTGCCCATACTCCTGACGGTATGCAACAGGTTCTTAATGCACTTAAAGAGAAAGAGCTTTTGGTAGTTTTTGGTGCAGGCGGGGATAGAGACAGAACAAAGAGACCTTTGATGGGCAGAGTTGCTGCAAGCTTGGCAAAAAAAGTATATATAACGAGTGACAATCCGAGAAATGAAGAACCGCAAGATATAGTAAACGATATTTTAGAGGGCATAGAAGATAAAAGCATAGTAACTGTCGAATTAAATAGAAAAAAAGCTATCGAGAGTGCATTAAATGACCAAAAAGAGGATGAAGTAGTTGTTATCCTTGGAAAAGGGGATGAGACATATCAGATAATATACGATGAGATGTTTCCCTTTGATGACAGGGAAGTCGTAAGAGAGTTATTGCATTTAAAATAG
- a CDS encoding YbaB/EbfC family nucleoid-associated protein has translation MFGNLGDMSKMLEGMQENAKKLQAELESKTFNVKSGGGLVEVVINGKGEVVDINIDDSLLSDKDSLQILLIGAINDANKMVEDNRQNSALGMLGGINPFGSK, from the coding sequence ATGTTCGGGAATTTAGGCGATATGAGCAAAATGCTTGAAGGAATGCAAGAGAATGCTAAAAAACTTCAAGCTGAGTTAGAGTCTAAAACTTTTAATGTAAAAAGCGGCGGCGGTTTAGTCGAGGTTGTTATAAACGGCAAAGGAGAGGTTGTCGATATTAACATAGACGATTCGCTTCTTAGCGACAAAGATTCGCTTCAGATTTTATTGATCGGCGCTATTAACGATGCCAATAAAATGGTGGAAGACAATAGACAAAACAGTGCTTTGGGTATGCTGGGCGGTATTAATCCGTTTGGGAGCAAGTAG
- the rplQ gene encoding 50S ribosomal protein L17 produces SYIEKLITVAGKNDSNAHKAVFAALQSKEATKTLVNEVAPKYVDRPGGYTRITRTRIRRGDATTMAFIELV; encoded by the coding sequence GTTCTTATATTGAAAAACTTATTACTGTTGCAGGTAAAAATGATTCAAATGCTCATAAAGCAGTATTTGCGGCGCTTCAAAGTAAAGAAGCAACTAAAACTTTAGTAAATGAAGTAGCTCCTAAGTATGTTGATCGTCCAGGCGGATATACTAGAATTACTAGAACGCGTATTCGCCGTGGTGACGCTACTACTATGGCATTTATCGAATTAGTATAA